In Kitasatospora sp. NBC_00240, the following are encoded in one genomic region:
- a CDS encoding cupin domain-containing protein gives MTLVDLAAVAAALPGPWSSRVLGEVGDTQVKVLRMDGTGLPAESHPTAEALLVLDGRLELEVAGCLVPVPAGQLYVLPADTPHAVRAGSHGTLLIVERG, from the coding sequence GTGACGCTCGTCGACCTGGCGGCGGTCGCCGCCGCCCTCCCCGGCCCCTGGTCCTCCCGGGTGCTCGGCGAGGTGGGCGACACGCAGGTGAAGGTGCTGCGGATGGACGGGACCGGGCTGCCGGCGGAGAGCCATCCGACGGCCGAGGCCCTGCTGGTCCTCGACGGCCGGCTCGAACTGGAGGTCGCCGGCTGCCTTGTCCCCGTGCCGGCCGGCCAGCTGTACGTGCTGCCGGCGGACACCCCGCACGCCGTCCGGGCCGGCAGTCACGGCACTCTGCTGATCGTCGAACGGGGCTGA
- the lexA gene encoding transcriptional repressor LexA, whose translation MADNGNPAGTGPGRPRGVRVGDDGLTDRQRAIVLAIRSAVTRQGYPPSMREIGAAVGLTSTSSVAHQIRTLEKKGVLYQDPHRPRAYRLWEDELPAPAPARTSGAGVQVPLVGRIAAGAPITAEQTSEDMLSLPRLLVGGGDLFALTVHGDSMIGAAICDGDIVAVRRQPVAENGDIVAAMIDGEATVKRLRNSDGRSWLAPHNPAYEPIPADGATILGKVVAVLRSL comes from the coding sequence ATGGCCGACAACGGCAACCCGGCGGGCACAGGGCCTGGCCGGCCGCGCGGAGTGCGGGTCGGGGACGACGGGCTCACCGACCGCCAGCGGGCGATCGTGCTGGCGATCCGATCGGCGGTCACGCGCCAGGGGTACCCGCCGAGCATGCGTGAGATCGGCGCTGCGGTCGGTCTGACCAGCACCTCCTCGGTGGCCCACCAGATCCGGACCCTGGAGAAGAAGGGCGTGCTCTACCAGGACCCGCACCGCCCGCGCGCCTACCGCCTGTGGGAGGACGAGCTCCCGGCGCCCGCTCCGGCCCGGACCTCCGGCGCCGGCGTGCAGGTGCCGCTGGTCGGCCGCATCGCCGCCGGGGCCCCGATCACCGCCGAGCAGACCAGCGAGGACATGCTGTCGCTGCCGCGTCTGCTGGTCGGTGGAGGGGACCTGTTCGCGCTCACCGTGCACGGCGACTCGATGATCGGGGCCGCCATCTGCGACGGCGACATCGTGGCCGTCCGCCGGCAGCCGGTCGCCGAGAACGGCGACATCGTCGCCGCCATGATCGACGGCGAGGCCACCGTCAAGCGGCTCAGGAACAGTGACGGCCGCAGCTGGCTCGCCCCGCACAACCCCGCGTACGAGCCGATCCCGGCCGACGGCGCCACCATTCTCGGCAAGGTCGTGGCCGTGCTCCGCAGTCTCTGA
- a CDS encoding DUF4328 domain-containing protein translates to MKSEASLKALRPQAMAYSGPVVVPRRLAVAAQLLIAALTALQLALAVAGGTGSELFARSVPVLGPLFVVTVVVFLCWFRRCRLNAQCIAPGTQHHSAGLAVGAWFVPLAMWWIPRRIALDIWRAGNPAGGTWLIEAWWVAWLAKTVGSVAVGRFGVRPAGYSVYDEVVGVIAAVLAILVIQRITDRQGVGAAARQAARK, encoded by the coding sequence GTGAAGTCCGAAGCAAGTCTCAAGGCGCTGCGTCCGCAGGCCATGGCCTACAGCGGGCCGGTCGTCGTCCCCAGGCGCCTCGCCGTGGCCGCGCAGCTGCTCATCGCCGCGCTGACCGCCCTTCAGCTGGCCCTCGCGGTCGCCGGGGGCACAGGGTCCGAGCTCTTCGCCCGGAGCGTGCCGGTCCTGGGGCCGCTGTTCGTCGTCACCGTCGTGGTGTTCCTCTGCTGGTTCCGCCGCTGCCGGCTCAACGCCCAGTGCATCGCCCCCGGGACGCAACACCACTCGGCGGGACTCGCCGTCGGTGCGTGGTTCGTCCCGCTGGCGATGTGGTGGATCCCGCGTCGGATCGCGTTGGACATCTGGCGCGCCGGCAACCCCGCCGGCGGGACCTGGCTGATCGAGGCGTGGTGGGTGGCGTGGCTGGCCAAGACGGTCGGCAGTGTGGCGGTAGGCCGGTTCGGGGTGCGGCCCGCCGGATACTCGGTCTATGACGAGGTGGTCGGCGTCATCGCCGCGGTGCTGGCGATCCTGGTGATCCAGCGGATCACGGACCGTCAGGGCGTCGGTGCCGCTGCCCGTCAGGCGGCCCGGAAGTAG
- a CDS encoding endonuclease, with amino-acid sequence MSVAQTSRWKILAATVSAVLVGLALPTAVATPASATTTAYDSTYYKNAIGKTGTSLKTSLHTIISSQSKISYDAVWNALKVTDQDPSNTNNVILLYSGTSRAKSLNGGDLGDWNREHVWAKSHGNFGEVTGPGTDLHHLRAADVQVNSIRGNKDFDKGGSAVGGAPGSYTDSDSFEPRDADKGDVARMILYMAVRYDGGDGFADLEPNESVNNGSNPYIGKLSVLKQWNEQDPPSAFEERRNQVIYDTYQHNRNPFVDHPEWVEAIW; translated from the coding sequence ATGTCCGTTGCACAGACAAGCAGATGGAAGATCCTGGCGGCGACCGTGTCCGCCGTCCTGGTCGGCCTCGCCCTCCCGACGGCAGTCGCGACCCCCGCGAGCGCCACCACCACCGCGTACGACAGTACGTACTACAAGAACGCGATAGGCAAGACCGGTACGAGCCTGAAGACCTCGCTGCACACGATCATCAGCAGCCAGAGCAAGATCTCGTACGACGCGGTCTGGAACGCCCTGAAGGTCACCGACCAGGACCCGAGCAACACCAACAACGTGATCCTGCTGTACAGCGGCACCTCGCGCGCGAAGTCCCTCAACGGCGGCGACCTGGGCGACTGGAACCGTGAGCACGTATGGGCCAAGTCCCACGGCAACTTCGGTGAGGTGACCGGCCCCGGCACCGACCTGCACCACCTGCGTGCGGCGGACGTCCAGGTCAACAGCATCCGCGGCAACAAGGACTTCGACAAGGGCGGCAGCGCGGTCGGCGGAGCGCCCGGCAGCTACACGGACTCCGACTCGTTCGAGCCGCGCGACGCCGACAAGGGCGACGTGGCCCGCATGATCCTCTACATGGCCGTCCGCTACGACGGCGGTGACGGCTTCGCCGACCTGGAGCCCAACGAGAGTGTCAACAACGGCAGCAACCCGTACATCGGCAAGCTCTCCGTCCTGAAGCAGTGGAACGAGCAGGACCCGCCGAGCGCCTTCGAGGAGCGACGCAACCAGGTCATCTACGACACCTACCAGCACAACCGCAACCCGTTCGTCGACCACCCGGAGTGGGTCGAGGCGATCTGGTGA